The region aaaaataaagagaaaaccTATAACTATATATCCTAAGAAGAAAGGCCACGTTAAGAATGAGTGTTTTAAGCTGCAAaacaaatttaagaaaaaaaaaacttaccagaaaagaaaacaaccaTATGTTTCAGGCGAAGCTAGTATTGTTGAAAATCACAGCAATGATGAGGAGCTTTTGGTAGTAACTAATAAAAGATTGAATCTTGATACAACATACACATTTCATATGTCTCCTAATAGGGATTGGTTTTCAATATATGAAACTTTATTTACTGGTGATTTGTTGATGGGAAACAATTCTTCTTTCAAAATTGTTGGCATTAGAACAATTAAAATCAAGATATTTGATAATGTTGTTaccaaactacaacaattaaatttatttgttaggGATCAATCCAAGAAGAGTCTTTCACCAGAGCTAAGGGTCTGAGATGTTGTTGGCAAGGTTAACTGAACCTAAATCTAGTCGAAGCCAAATGGGTGGCCTTTGAGACAGGATGTCCATAAAGGTCTTTAAGGAGCCAATAATGAGTGGCCTCGATAAGTCTTCAGGAAGCGAGGCTTCCGATCTTTGGGAAAGCAGGGCTTGGACTTAGCCTGTGAGCAAAGGAGCAGTCAGAAAGGCATGCGGGCCAtccaatgcctaagtcagaCAACAGTCCGAGAGAAATATCCAAAGTGAGTGTATGTATGTCCAATTTAAGATGTATGTGGCATGTATATGTTTTGTTTCTCGAATGAAGGGGTGTGTAGTTTCTTTGATGGGTTGTAGAGAGAGACAGCGTGATGGCCGGAGTGGCTCGAGAGAGTCAGGAGAGAAATCAGCCAACCGAAAGATCGATTTGCCTTTAAAGAGGCGCATATTTATAGACAAGCTTAGTGGGACCACAAATCATTTTTTCAGGGAGTGCATAAAGAAGGACAAAGGGCCTGGAGACTTCTTTGGGGTGTAGCACCTCGATGGCTATCTTTGAGTGGCCCAAAGAGGCTTCGGGGCCATCGGATGGCTCGATCTATCCTCAAACTTATGCAAACTGAATGAGGCAAAACCTTTCCTAGGGGTAGCGTTCAAAGGGCCCGAGAGGCTATCATCTCGAAGACTCTTCGGGAAAGGAATCACCGCGTGATTTCTTAGGACTTAGGAAAATTTTAAGACACCTCATAATAGATGGCATTGTTAGAATTTTAACTAATATGTTAGACATGTTCCCTACCTTTGGAGAAATCTTATCTCATTAAGTACCCTTGATTTAAATGGgtacaagtacataggtgaagGTGGAGTCATTAAGGTTAATCAAGATGTTCTTGTTGTGGTGAAAGGTAAAAGGTAATATGGAAGATTATATGTTCTGTAGGGTTCTACTATTAcatatgatattaattttactttttctttgtcAGATATTGATATCGCTAAATTGTGGCATATGCCTCTTGAACATATAAGTGAAATAGATATGGCTGAATTAAACAAAAGAGGACTTCTAGAAGcgcaaaatattgaaaattggaattttgtgAGCATTGCGTCTTTGGCAAGCAAAAATGAGTCAAATTCAATAAAGACATTCACAACACAAATGTGACATTAAACCATGCCCATTCTAATCTCTGGGGTCCTGTCAGAGTACCCTCTAAAAGATATGCATGCTAAATATATGCTGATTTTAATTTATGACTTTTCAAgtgaaattttttatgttttttctacTTTCAAACAATGGAGGACTatgaaaaacaaattgaaaGGTAGATAAAGCATCTTTGCACAAATaatagtttagaattttgttcaaatgaattCAATGATTTACGCAAAAATAGAAGGAATTCTAAAGTATTTAACAATTCCAAATataccacaacaaaatggtatcGAGCGAATAAACATAATCTTGATGGAAAAAGTATGTTGCATGCTATCTAATTCTAGTTAACCTAAGTCATTCTAGGTTGAGCCTGCAACCATTGCATGTTTTTTGATTAATTGGTCAGCTTGCACCGCCATTGATAAGAAAACTCTAGAAGATGTATGATCTATTACTCCtataaattattctaatttaaaattttttagatgtCATGTATTTGCACATGCTAAtaatggaaaattagaaaatctaAAAAGCGTGCATTTCTTGGTTATAAATCTAGTGTGAAGGGTTATAAGTTATAAACCTTTGAGTGTAGTCAAAGATATCGATTACAATAAGCATTATGTGGATTTGGTTAGTATTCAAGAAAATTAGTTCTCTATGATTTTGCTAGAAGAGAGAATAATAAATAGTTCCATATCTAAATTCCATGTCAAAGTGCAGTTAATGATAATTATgatctgaaatttaaatttgattgtaattaaaatatatttacaaatgaagatttatcttcttcatAGCTCACCTCCTTATCAAACTATAGTTTTgtagaaattcaattttttatacatttatagatgagtggtaaatctataaataagtatctAATACTTTAGAATTATTACAACAATAttatcatagtgatattttcttattttttagtggtgattttttttaatttagatttttcacgtaaaatttttgtgttcatttGTGTGTTTGATGGTTTGATGATAGTTTATTTTCGATCCTAAATTCATATATTGATTGGTGATGATGGCTGCTTCTCGCAGCACAAATGCTTCTGCCATGGTAGGAGAGCTAGTGTTAAAGAGAAGGGACTTCGAAAGAATTGGCTCTCCGATAGAGTTCTTGACTATTATACATCCTGATCTATCTTAGACTTAAAACCATCATCCACGTGTATCCTTAAGACACCACAAGGCGGGAAAGACAAGACCAGTACGTACGAGTTATAAGAGGGGCTGGGATGATCAAGTGAAGCTGAAACCTTTTCAATAATGCCCATATATGCTCCTGGCAGGAAATGCGAACAGATTCAATAAGAGTCGACAAGTGGACCTCCTAGATTGTTTGGAGACGCAGATGGTTCCTTGTATGCCATAAGTGGTTTAAGAGAGAGTGAAGGGTTAATCCTTCGCGGGTTAAATAGGAGAACCAGCCGGGATTGGATATACTGGACTAAGCCAACCTTCTGCATCAAAAGTCCAAAATTAATGCAGCCACATAACTCCTGCCACTGGgcaataaacaaaaatatggatAAAGGTCTCTGGGGCTTCTTTGTAGAAAAAACACGAATTAGTTGCTATAGGGAACCGCCTAGGTAATTCCACCCGAGTAGGGAGCATATTGTTTGTGATCCCCCACATAAGAAGTTTCAACCGGTGATGAAGAAGAGAATCCCAAATTCGCTTAAGGAGATAAAGAGAGTTGACCACCAATATTTGAACTTGAGGACTGTGGCATGGAGTGGTAAACTGCCACCCATGAGAAGGAAGGGAAAGAATCATCAATCCAAAGCCATTTTGATGCTACAAGTGCCAGAGGAATGGGAATTTTCAGGATTTCTTTCACCGTGTGAGAACTAAAATTAGCCTCTACAACCCGTTTTTTCCACCACCTTCGGCTTGCTTCTATTGAATCACTAACTCGAAGCTCATGGTCGTCAAGTACTTTGTAGAGGAGTAGGTTTGAGGGTATAGAGATAGTAGGTATCCATAGGTCCGCCCAAACCCTCAAATCAAAATGTCTCTCAAGAGAACAACTTAGATTTGGAATTAAAATGTTACGTGTCCCTAGAATAGTCTTCCATATAGTTGAGACAGAGGCCTTCCCTAGGTGAGTAAGAAAGGTTGGTTGAGATGAAGATTCATTTGAAAGCATTCACAAAACTTCCTCAAGCCCAGGcctcccatcttcttcttcttttatctatGGCCTTCCCCCCTAGAAGTTACGCATTTTACCATCCAAAAGGGAACAGATCTTTTGAGGCAATGTCCAGGTGCCAGGTGGCCACAGCATAACTGGGGATAAAGGGTGAAGTTGCTCTAGGAAGGATCATTCTACCTGTAAATGATGGTCCCACACAATAGTTTTATTTCAAAAGGTCATTACTTATttattctagaaattaattaatcattgttgtttaattaattaatcccaaATCTTTCCTTTATTATCTTGTCTACAAAATTTGAGCTTCCCCCAACATCAAGAGCAAAACTCCGGGGCTAAAATCGGCCGGGCCTCAAAGCTCCGGTTGGGTCCAAAATACGATCGAGTTCGCTCGTCTGCTTTATGTTTGCATTCCATTTGAAGATGAAATCATGAAAGagaagatttaatttatttctttcctgCTTATAAAGGATATCATTATGTCATATATATCTCTTGCTATATTATAACTGATAATTAAActgaaaaatgagagagagagagagagcgcaaaAACTCTCAGCATGTATAACTCCGCAGTACCATTGTATATTTAGTTGAGAAATGAATtttcattaacaaattaattacttaattaatgaGAGAGTTGCACATATAAAATATCAGCAATATAGAGTGGCTTGAATTAAGAGTCCCCTACCTGGAAAATTTCCGCCACATGGGTCTGCTTTTTCTCTGTCAGAACAAACTGGAACATGAGACtcgaagcatatatataatacaagtGATAAACCTATACAATAATCAAATCAATACAATTAAGTGTTGCACTCAAAAAATCTTGAAGAGATCAGATAAATCCAACTCAAATTTGATCCCATTCTGATCTTCTTAACGTACGTGTTGAATACTAGCTTCTAGTTTACAGGGTTAAAACATTTGAATCTTGCAgcttaatatatatgataaaaattTCTTGgaaagtatattatttttggaatgATCACCTGAAGATTATTTCTGAAATTAATTCAGAAAATGCCATCTACTGGAGTTTTAATATAAAATCCAAAGGGTTCACTTAcccaaacaataaaaaaaaaaaatccaaagggTTCGCTTAcccaaacaataaaaaaaaataataataatccaaagGGTTCACTTACccaaacactaaaaaaaaaaaaaaaaaaaaatccaaagggTTCGCTTACccaaacactaaaaaaaaaaaaaaaaaaaaaaaatccaaagggTTCACAAGTTAGATGGATTTTCTAGCTAGTAACTGAATATTGTCCTTAAGTATGATTACAGAAGCAATATTATTGAAGAAACTAACTAAATCATCCTCTCCGTTTCTAAAAGAACAAACCATCCACTTTTTATTGAATATTTCCTTgcataaaatatagaaattaattaaggaTCAGCACAtcgaacatatatatataatatgctatatatatgtagaagaagaagatcctTATTACTTGATAAGAATCATAAAAATACAGCAGCTCCCCCATCAGACGGCATGCATTTCATTGATGCCCATCTCATCGTGAACCGCCCATCTCTTGGAGCCGTCCATCAAGCCAGGGCTCAGTCTGAACATCAAGATGCAAAACTCCAGCTGGTTCAGGGCTCCGTCACCGTCTAAATCTCCCTCGGCCAACATGCAGACGAGCTCTTCGTCTCCCATTTCATGGAGCCCTAGCAGAATCGTGTTCCTTCTCAAGCTTTCAAAGGTTATAAGCCCCTTCTCCACGTCCATCAGCAAGCGGAATCCATTGCAGAGCTCCCCCATGAATGCTTCTGCTCCCAGCCGCTCGATCATCGACGGGAAATAGTCCTCGAAGAGGAAGGGATCGTTGGTCGAGATTGTGAAGAAAGCCATGTCCAATTCGACTGCAAATtataattgagagagagagatagagagagagagagacagagagagagagatgttttaAGTGTTGAAAACAAGCAAGGTACAGGTTTATAGGGGGAGAATTATCAGGTTTATAAAGGGAGAATTATCGGGGCTTGATGCGAGCTTCTGGCACCCTTTTATCGGCtagctcgctctctctctctctctctctctctctcgtttttaACTTTTAACTGAGAGAATGTTCTCCTTCCTGGAAGCTGCATGGAGATCCAAAAGATCTCTCgtctctttttttatattttactctttttttatatcttattttttaaaaaaaaaagtgcatttattagattttatttttatattctaaacacttacccattaataaaattatttataatttaaaaaaatttaaataaaataaaaaattatatattatttaaaaatatatatatttgttacaCTTTAACCATTAaactaaaacattaattaacATTATTCTTAAACTCTCTCtggcgatatatatatatatcccacaCTTTTAGCGAGAGTGAAACTTTTCACGTTTTTAGGTCTATCATGAGACAGGCTTGTGAATatgaagaatatatatatatatatatattgcttggTTGGGAAGCTCTTATTCTGTTTATATATAGCGTCTATATGTGACAGTGTTTTATATACAATGCAGCCAAATATAAAGAATAATTAAGGAAGTTGCATTTGTCTTGGCAGTGGCCACTTATATTGATGAATCTTTCTGTTGATCACATggtgatacatatatatatatatatagacacacatattatatatattagatgtCATGTCCACAGTGCACTCATCATGAGAGCGTGCTTTTCTTCCTTCACCGCACAAAAGCCTGAATCTGTGAAACTTCCTTCCAAGACAGAAGTGAAGATCTGTCTCCTTGCTTATCACAGAGTTTGCAGCGCCGTATTATTTTCAGTTTTGCTAAaccttaaaaataaaagacGACTCAAACTTAGGAGCCAGACCAGAAGGCTTCTACTATATatggcaatatatatatataattagatatatatatatcaattaatgacgtatatatatgatttgcaGTTAATTATAATTAGATATCTCTCATCATGCAAATTAAGATGTTTGAATTCTGGTGATGTTCTTTAGTCGTTGATTTAATCATAGCATGCAATGAATTTAGCAAATTTTAGCTAGTTTGTAGTTTACCTAATTTTGGTGGATTTATCAGTTGGTAATGATGTCCATAAGTGATTTTCTGCAAGCAATAACAGTAAAAATGTGATGGTGATGTTTATATATAATCATTTGTTTTGATTTGCTTAAACAAGAGAATGTCAGACTAATTAATAttcttattgtatttgtggatggcattatattataattaattattatataattattcttaACCTAGCAAtcttttacttgaaaaataatatattatcagAAATATTCCTACAcaaaattttatcataattagATCATAAAACAGTGACATTTCTAGCTAAATATtctaaagaaaatttatttttttggcacACCCTTGTGCAATTCCTTTAGCAATCCAGCTACATCCATATATGAAGTCTGTGACTGGTCACAAATATGCACATGATGGATAATGAAAGAGAGCAAATATTAACGCAACAAATTAGAAGCCCATGGATACTGACGGATTTTAGAAAGACTCTAAAGATGATTGAattcttctctttgttttttaaatttgatctGGAACCAAACTGATGGGccagtataaataaaaaagctCGGGAATTTTGTTCTATTCTAACCCTAAAATCAAACAACCCTCGCTTGCTGCTGGTGGtatcaaattttagaaattaattctCGTTCAAACTGTAGGTAGGTAGGTAGCTACATTCGTTATCTGgatatatatgcaaaatcaaaaaAAAGTCGAAGGCAGACAGGAAGGGAGGCATGAGGAAACTGAAGGACTAGCTAATTAATAAGCTGCACGCCCGCGAATTTATGAAAGCACGAAAAAGGGGCCACAAAATTAATGTGAGAGAGGTAGCTCTATAGGCCAGGTTTGGATTGCATGCTGTGTGTAGCTAGCGTTAATGAAGCACAAACAATAATATAAAGAAAAACTTTTTCCATGATGATAGGGAAAGGACTGATGATCATTTATAAAGGCAATTAATGAGAGTTGCTTTGGCTGCGTCTCCTCCATGGGCTGTAGATGCATGTAAGGTCGGGTacgcaaaattaaataatagagGGAAGATGACAACAATATCCGCTTTTGTTTGTTTGGTTGGCAATTCCAGCAGACAAGGATGTGATAGTGAAGTCGTGGCTATGCCGAAGCATTCATCTCTTGGCCGCTCTTTGAGAAGGAAGTTTCATTGCACTTTCCTTCGTCAATTGCAGTATATCTCTCATTTTACTGTTCCACCAtttgccatgccatgccatgccatgccatgctaTGCATGCCCATCCACCTTATCCCCAAGTTTAATAATTCCTATCACTAGCTTTTaaatttaagatatatatatatatatatattaagttcTGTTGATGGCAACCATCAAAAACGACAGACGCACCCACACTTGTCCAAATAATGTATATCCAACCAATTAATTGGATGGTTCTCGAGCTAGCTGCTAGCCCTTTTCGTCCATATATAGTTCAAAAATTATCAACCTCCCTGCTGctacttttttaattaattatatattcgGCTGGTTTAAAcgttacaataataatatatacatatatcttcaTAATCATATGAGTTCTTCAGTTTCtcaaaaaaggaaattaaaattGAAGAAGCGAAGTACTCTTTACTGTGCATATATAAAGGTTTTTGAATCTTAAAATTAATCCACACATGACATTGTTTTTACATAAATGTCCGTACAGTTGTTGTCGAAAGCTGTGCATGCAGACTCGTCGATCGGCTCTGGCTTCCCAGGTGGCCAGAAAACTTTCCTCCTGCTTTTCACTGAAAGGTGATGGAATGAagggactttttttttttttttaattgttatttttaacaattttttaataCTCTGTTGTtgtagattatttttaattaataatattattatcagTCTTAAATATTCTATTCAAACCCAGGTAGGAATTACCAAACTCACAGCACtttcattataaattatatttaatcatATCAATTGAAGTCcgtttaactatatatataataaaagaaaaactgatcaatatttattattatcattgaTCATGAGGATAAGATTAGCCCCACGCACGTGCTGTCTCAAATTGTCCACTTAGCGACCTAATAATGTATGTGAAATTTGGTTCAAtggcaattttcaaaattgaattaattcttttattttaatgtaataatttgttattttgagttccattagttatattataatattgagTAATCCATTTGTAGTTGATTAATATTTTTAGCTgttaaatgaatatttatttagatGTGGTGGTATCACGTactttgattatatatatatattaatttatttaaatataagattTCTCTTATTGAATGGGTGCATGTGGGTGGTACGAAAACATCATACTAATTGGACCACTTAGATTATAATCAGTGGAGTTagaaaaaagtttaaatttgtttcaaatccaTAGTCTCTTCGACTTTTCCTTATATAACTTTATCTctatcactatatatatatatatatatgttaaaactCTTATTGCATGCATGTTGTAATGATGAAATTTGAATACGTTAGGGTCCGCTCgagagttttcaatttttaatttcgtttgcggttttttttttttttttttaccttagtTTTTTATGTTCggttaacaaaaaataaaagctaAGTATTTGTTTGAtaacattttcagttttcaaaattttaaaaataaaaactaaatattttatttaatataaaaaaaaaaagatgaatttgAGTATAAGGTGTATGTCGAATAATAGATAATATGTGAATGTTGGTTTATAGGTGAATGTTGGTTTATAGGTGACGAGTAAAGATGTTAAACGACCTAAGCTACACGCGATCGCCTTAGCCCGATCACTAAAAACTAGAATTTTAAGGGATTAGCATTACTTATTATACATGAGTAATTAATGCTAATCTTTTATACATGAGTAATTAATGCTAATCTTTGCCTTTAAAGTAATGGTTAAagttcaataaatatatttttttcagataaagtatatttattacatcttattttcagtttaaaaatatttttattgattgatgataaataaattcatattttgtaacattttatcaactaataaaatgattctaaaattaaaaaaatacacttcgtgtaaaaagaaaaaacaagatgcatttattttacttaattattatctaaaaaataataattagcattactcattataaatatatactcagatatatatatatatatatacacacacacataagtAGCATTACCGATCATGTATATAcacatagatagatagatagatagatagatatatgaATTATTAAACTAGCAATATATCCCATTGAATAAAATGGCGGACGTATTTAAATTGGACCGTCAATTGAGGGGGAACATGCCCGACATCAATGGACCTAACGAATTAAAACTTTGTTGGGATGTATTATTGGGGAGAGAACATGAATCCCACCGGAAAAATTAAAGGTTGAATTTATAAacccaataaataaatttaaattatatatactaaCTAATGTCCTCATGAGTGTTAAAAGTTGAAACATCAACTTCATGCAACGCCTTTAAGCTACATGCATGTGTTGTTATATACGAGTCACGAATAAAGGCCCGTACTAGGTTAGTAGGACTAGCTAGGATCGATGCTTAGTCATTCATATATCTTTTTTTGACTCTTGATTGtgtatcatatatataattaatattagaCCTAGAGCTAGATTCCTCCTTTTCGTGTCTTGAATCCCAGATTTAAATCCCACTTTtttcaactatatatatttctcaagtTTGGCCTAATTAATAGCcttgtggtggtggtggtggtgtagTGTGACTAGCTAATTAATGAATATTGGTGACCTATCAGATTGGTAGTAACATATATTAATCTCATGCATCAAGGTACGTAAAACTAAATTATCATCACATGAAAGAAACTgggattatttatttaatcccAGTTGCCATGGAACTACGTACCACCTCTTCCACAACAAGTTTGACacctttttaaaaataataataataatacagttaaaataatttataatattttgaaacatgcacttAACCCttgtgtagttttatttttaacggAGAACCCCCTTCAACATCTTTTttaccccccacccccccccccccccccccccaaaaaaaaaaaaaaaacaatgtttaaaaattaattttctccaAAGAAATGCAAAGTAGTCAATCAATTCATGACTTAAGTAAAATCGAATTCATCTttgaataacaaaaataaattagtatccaatttatttttgaattggaATTGTCAAAGCAGAGCAATCTCCAaagagttaaatttttttattaatttttttttttctcggtaaattattgaattttcaaaaacgcaattctttaatttttcttgtttttctcaaatttttaattgaattttcaaatgttacatttatatttctaatttcacaagcttaaaattattttactttttgataACATccatagttaaaaaaaaaaaaaattgctataatTTCACCCAACAAACTGTACCTATCttaagaaattataatatttaataattaattttccatttcctttaaatACTTATCTATtctcttaatttattatttccaatttttttcaagatttttaaaagCGAAAACAGacaatcaaataatattattatttttcaaaataataaaattgaaaacaaaaaatttgatcaaagaagcactaagaatttttttttttttttttttgaaaagagaaagcaaaaataaaataacataatttttatacgGTTACATTTTTCGcttgtttctatatat is a window of Diospyros lotus cultivar Yz01 chromosome 10, ASM1463336v1, whole genome shotgun sequence DNA encoding:
- the LOC127811868 gene encoding calcium-binding protein KRP1-like, with the protein product MAFFTISTNDPFLFEDYFPSMIERLGAEAFMGELCNGFRLLMDVEKGLITFESLRRNTILLGLHEMGDEELVCMLAEGDLDGDGALNQLEFCILMFRLSPGLMDGSKRWAVHDEMGINEMHAV